Below is a window of Trichosurus vulpecula isolate mTriVul1 chromosome 4, mTriVul1.pri, whole genome shotgun sequence DNA.
TTACCTACTTGGATGGGGACTCTAGCCCACAGACATGTCATTTAAAGTTGTGGAGTGAAAAGGGCAGAAGGGAACTAGGGTGTTATACTTAAACAGAGCCCTGTTGAGATTTGTGTTGTGTTTAGTGCActgcctttcccttctcttcaagATGTGACTGAGGGGAACTGTCAGTGATACAGGCACTAATTCCATATTCCCCCAGTAAGTTACAGTACTGGTCTGACTTTATAAACCAGTTATTTAATAAAAACAGCTCTAAAAAATAGGCATGTTATTACTGTTCTTTACAGATTTCTGCTCCTATCTATCTAGAGTAGATGGGGCGGGGGAGGCAGTATGAGTATGTGTGGGCACCTTTGTGGGCATGATGGGGCTGATTCCCCTAAAATTCTAGCTATGGAGCTGCCTCTGTAGCCTAACATAAGAGGTTCTGGGTTTGGGCCTATGGCTCCTTCTAAGTGGCGGTGGGGTCACTATTAGAAGGCTAAAGAACTAGGATTCCCTTCAGGTCTCCCAGGCAACAAGCCAGGTGACCAATCAGGGCCTAGGCCTAGGGCATAATTGGAGACATGCCTAGTAACCAGGGTAATTGAGATCAGTGAGTGGACAAAACAGGAAGAGCAACAGTCAAGAATGTCTATCCAACGTGCTAAATCCACGGCAAACCCTCGGGTATCCCTGTCCCTGGATGAGGTTATAAAGATAGAAGAGGTATGACAAGGATTAAGCTTAATTGAAAGAACATTTGATGGGGTTACCAGATCTGTTTCCTCACTATGAGCATGGGgaagtaccaaaaaaaaaaaaaaaggctttgtaAGGAGCTTCCCTACCCCTGCAATGGGATGTTGCTTTCCATGTAGGTGCTGAAATATTTTGAATGATAAATTGCTAGCCATAACGTATTGCCCTATTTCTGATGGGATGAGTGGGTGGGAAAACGATCCCCCAAGTTCCTTTTAAGCCAAGAGTAACAAATAGGGCGCTAGGGTGAGGAGTTTGGTAACTGGGCTGACCAGGTACGTTAAATTTTCCTTGCAGAGTTACAAGAGGATAGTAGCATTTGAGAAAGCTGTTGAGAGGTAATTTTCTGTGccctccaccacccccccccaaacatCAACCTACCatattgtcttctctctgttctccatcctcagttttctcaaaggtTCAGAGGAAGGCAAGAATTAGCTTTGCTTCACATGACAAAAAATGTAAATACATACCTGTGCGCTAATGCCCCCCAGATTAGACTAAAACATCCAGTTGTGCCCTTCCTCCTATTTCTGTCTCCCACAATACCCTGAGCGTAACTGGGGGTGGTCAGTAAGGGGGAACCTCTTTTGAGATCTCAGTCTATGCCCAACAGTGTAATAAACACTTAAGAGAGGTTCCAGAGATACATAGGGAAGACTTACCTACCTACACTTGAGTTTACTTATTTAGGAAACATAAGACAAATTCTATGTCACAGAGATAATGGTATTCTATCTTCCTAACACAAATCCACATAAATTCTCCTGGGACAGTTGGAAAAATACAGTAGTGCAGTGCGTATGGCAGGCGACAATGAACCAGAGGAGGAACCCATATGCCATCCTGAGAATGCAAGACATCATGGAACAGGAGATGGCATTGGCCAACAAGCAGCTGCTGGCTGTGAGTGGGTCAAACCTACTGTTGCTCCCTTTGCCCACGAGGACTCTCAGGACCATCCATGGTCTCCACCCTAAACCACTTTGCTCACTAGCAGCTAGCTGTATTTAACATGTACCCATTACACCAGAGCCTTTTCATTCTATATACCAGAGCTCTGTATTCAACAATTGCATCCTACTTGTGTGGCGTATTTTGCTATCCAAATGTACTAACAGTCATTGTGCCTAGCACGACTgtcatagtaggcccttaataaatgtttgttgattggttgattctctGAGCTTTTACCCTTAGTGCTCCTCTAACTCCCTAGAATGAATGTACTTCAAGTTGCCCGCATTTCTATTTCCCTAGTGTCCCTTAACCCCTGACTCACCCAGCTTGGGGAAATGAGTTGTACTCCATGTTCATATGTGTGAAGTGTATGCTACCTTCCCTATCCTAAGCTATCTCCTGTTCCCTGTGTCTagactgaaaaaacaaaacccaagagcTAGGGAACCAGCCAAGGGTAGAgatggtgggtgggtgggtaccAGAAGGCAAACTTCCACACTCTATTCTGTCCCTCCTCTCCCAGGTTCGGCAGGCTGCCTTAAGTCAGCTATTTGAGAAGGAACATCAACAGTACCAGCAAGAGCTAAATCAGATGGGCAAATCCTTCTATGTGGAGAGACTCTGAAGGCATCAGAGGCACCTGTCCCTTTTTCTCTAACAGTTCATACTTCCAGGCTCCCCAAGGCCTAGAATTTTTTCCCTAGGATAAGTCTGGCAGGCTATTTGCCTAGAGCCAGATTgtctaactttttattttttggtgaagATGAAGCATTAAAAGGCTGACGAGGGAAGAGTGACCTCTTGTGATCAATTCAGGGACTGTAATTCCGGTAAATATTGGCTGTGTGGGAGAGGGGAGTTGTTTGATGCAAACTATGACtctggttgttaatagtttaaaTATGACTCTACCACTAGGCCAGCTGGCTCACTGCTTTAAGCTCAGCCCTTGAGGCCCACCCTTCAGATCTGTGTCAAAACTTCTGTTTCCACAGTCATCCAAACTCAGTGACatgccttctccctctctcca
It encodes the following:
- the C4H1orf189 gene encoding uncharacterized protein C1orf189 homolog, producing the protein MSIQRAKSTANPRVSLSLDEVIKIEESYKRIVAFEKAVESWKNTVVQCVWQATMNQRRNPYAILRMQDIMEQEMALANKQLLAVRQAALSQLFEKEHQQYQQELNQMGKSFYVERL